From Cotesia glomerata isolate CgM1 linkage group LG3, MPM_Cglom_v2.3, whole genome shotgun sequence:
catatgtttgttgataaataaattaatagaattAGGGtaccaaataaattataattaacttacCGGGTCCGTAAAATCTACTGCCTCTCGTAACATCATAAACACTCCCATTTACAGCAACAAGAATTCGTCCATCCGTTCCCCTAccgtcatatttttttaattcttcaacAGTAAAATCTTTACGAATTTTAGGCAATTCCTTGTGCTCTTGGACCGGTAGATCTTCTTGTGTTTTACTCCggaatattttataaactaaaatagcaataacaataacaagaAATATATTAAGTGGACTTTTCACTACTTCAGCGATAAAACTTGATATAAATGATTCCTCTTGTAAATTTTCCGAAGAATCTGAAGAACTAGGAGCCGGCGAAACACTAGGTTCAGCCATTTTGACCACTATATTCGTTAATGCCGCGCGTTCTTTCGCGAATTTCTtcgaaataaataagaaataaaaatttcttgtcaacACTCACACGAGTATCGAGATACGACCCACACACTTTTAATGTCTGTATTATTATAGGTTAGTATAACTGTTCTGTACAGTGTACATGCCACATTACTTTCTTTGGGTATTACTTACGCAAACATACTCATATTGGTATAGTAACGTATGTGCACATATACGTTGCAGGGGGCTAAAGGATGGCGACGTCCTTCTCCGGCAGAGGGCTtacttattcttatttgtGGTGTAGCGATTGGATCAGCTGCACTCCAAATGTTGTAGCGAGTAAACCAATCAAAAAACTATTGCAAAGCGCTAATATTCAAAACTATCAcgataaattcaataaattaaaaaaattgtaattataacgttattaattttctacacaataaaattatacataaattttttctcaattaatttatatatatcaggatgataaaaaattttaatgaaaataaagttacccGACatctaaaagtttttataattttttttattaaaaaaattattacaaaaaaataaaaaaaaaatttttttcatttgtaataaacttcaaaaactataaggtaaaagacccagttattgacactggcctagttgattgacacttgcaattctattttaattaaagtaataaaattttctcaaaaaatcaattctctaaaaatttataattcaaaaattatatttattaatttgttagagtcgatttgttttatttaattaaaataaaattgcaagtgtcaataactagttcagtgtcaataactggatcttttaccttaagtgcaatttttgaaaaatattttttagttctaatttaataaattaagcaaaatcaaaaaatcaaaaatttcggctaacttaattaatattaattattgatcaagaaaaagtaataaatatctacatcttcattataaatttgcattgaaaaaaatatcaagtgtaatatttaatatacttcatataaaattattgatgcCATGAGCGTAGAAGAATTCGGCACTCTGTAAGCGCGTAATACAAATAAAcatgatagaaaaaaaattattgaaagcTTATTGCttttttgtatataaaaaaGCAATAGTATATAGGCTGTTGAAAAGAGATTACTAGACCAACATGTTGCCATTcctaaaatgatttttctatttttatttataattactttgaCGTCAAGAAcgctttataaaaatagtttggaatctataattgaaattttgattattcatCGAATTATAATCtcttcattttttctattgcTGTAATAAAATTGACTGAAATTTCACTAAGAGTgactaaattatcaatttttataactttaattactaaggattttttttttagttgtaattaaCAATGTTTGTGTTATTGATGCTTACtagaaagaaaattattgattatggTATATCATCTAAAAATCATGAAATAAATCCAACTtttcattacaaaaaatattttaaaaagtaactaGTTGTATAAGTAgggataaataaatagagaaATAGTagttagataaaaatatctaattttatttgatatcagataaatgtaaaaaaaattattaattaaaatgagaatgattttaaatcattaaatcattaaactataataaaatatgatatgattattttaaaataatacataatggccaaaatttataaattaacaatgcAATTGCTTGTACTTCAAGTGCTTGTACTGTTGAAAATTGAATGGCTTTATTATTGAGaattatatctaataattaaaaaaatttttttgttattaaaaaaatggtcaTCAGTCAAAGTAAATAAACATCTAAACAGATCAATagattaaaactttaaaacttGACTAATTTAAGgctaatttgattttttttaagtgtgtcaaaatatttttgtattcaCAATTTCTATTCTAAAGTGTGTAAAAGTACGTGAGTATCATTTCATTACTTAAAGTAATACTTAAGGcttttcttaatattatttatggaCGGATTGTTTCCTTTAtcactaaatattttaatttttatcatatactgggatcttaaaaataaaaaaactcaaGTCTTATCAGTGTATTTGATTAAATTGTTCATCTTGCATATCAAGATAAATACGGATGTTGATGTTTTGGGGTATCATTCTTAAATCAACCTTTTCATTGCACATCGGACATAATTCATCAGTTTCAATAATTCtgtcgaaaataaaaataaatgaattaatgaaaattattttgaatgtttagatccaaaagaaaataagtaacaaaaaataattttttcacatattCTTCTGGCTCCAATcctttattattgatttttagatagataaattatttaccttAAAAATTCACTCTTTATTGCTGGAAAATCACATTGAGGACATGCAgtaaaatcattttcaattatatgACGGCcctgaaataaataatgaaaataaagtataatttttattttattttattttattttttttttttttttttttttttttttataagtgatTATATGAATAATTACCGTCGCTATACAGAATGGAATagtatttttacatttatcaCAAGTAATTTCTGTTTCTGGTATTCGATTTTTACAATAGGGACAAGGTGTTAACGGTTCATCTTCAACTTCATGATCTTTAGAcctcggtggtttacgaacaatagcttcaatttttttgctgtACTTAATGTCTACTTGCGAACGATACTCAGGACGCATAAGCATAGCTGCATAATTAAAAGCTGCATATTTTAATCCTGCACGATGACACTCAATAACAGTTGACGTTAAAATTGGTACAATAtctgaaaaattcatttccattattaaataagataTCGCGCTactaaaaccataagggcgtattttaaaatatacgtCCTTATGGTTCTGCAGAACCATGTCATCTCTATCGTTAAGAATATCTGTACCTAAGATTAAAAGAAaagaagatttaaaaattttttttttttaacttaacttgataataataaaaaaataggacTAATACCctgatgaatttattttttcattcgttttttaacttaaataaatatttggtgATATAAATTAAGTTGTGGAGTGATAATTTCTATTActtttgcaaatttttttcttactctgacctataattgataataaaccgaaaaaacaggatacgcccttatggttttagaaAAGGTTTTTCCTAAAACCACAAGGgcgtataacaaaaaaatttttttttcattttttccatAGGTTTTAATGTTTCCAacatttttacattgattggagcaaaaaaatttttttatacgcccttatggttttagtaacgcaatatttaaaataaattatttataattattttgttacttacGTGATGGAAATTTGGAAATATTGTTGGCAACTCTTATCAACATCCTTGCCCCACGTAAATGATCATTTCTTTTAACATGTAATCTAACTAAAATATACGAGTGTAGAAGACGTAAGTTGTTATTCATTTCAAGtggtattgtaattttgttaCGTTTTAGTTCTTGATACATTCCAAATAAAACATCATGAGCATTACGATAATTTcctatgataaataaataaaatcaattgaataaataaaattaaaaaaaaaaatagctttgattattaattcttATTTAATACCATTTACTTGTTCTTCATTAGCGATTATTATCGCAGTTTTTGCCGCATCTTTATATTGTTTTCGTGCCATATATAaacgaaataaatattttggatcctaaaaaagataaaaatgatgaatttagctaaaattattattaaattagttggcaaataaattttaaatctaccTTTGGTAAGCCGTCACCTCCAAGTAGAAAATCGATTAACTGATTTGCAAGTTTATCATCTTTTGAAACAGCAATTGTATCAATTGCTAGTGAAAGAGCAGCATCGTCGTCAGTACTCAATTGTGCAgcttttaataaatgttttaaagcctaaaaaagtaatatttatttatacttatagtttttataataaataatatagatgataataaaataacaaacctTGTGAAAATCTTtggcataaaaataatattttcccgccagtaaactatttttttgtgtttcaAAGTGTATAGCAAGACTTTTAAAGTCTTCTAATCTTACATTATCGTCATCTAATGTATTAACTAAAATATCACCATATAATTCCATTTTACCATGTTGATTAGCCAATTGAAAAGCTTCATCATGACAGTTagacattattaaaaatttgattgctGAATTataatcattcattttttgaaaataacgTGCAACCATTTTAGCACCTTCAATACTTTTAGTTTGTTGTACTATTTCAACACTACGTCCAGGATTATTCAAATACTCCaaattaattctaataatATTATCATAATCTTTAGCTATTTCATAAGCTCTAGCAGCATCATCGTACTTTCCTTCAGCCTCTTTAGCTTTTGCATActgaatatttatctttggtGCCGATATCTGTGGTAATAATTGGCCAACTTTAAcccaatttttcaattttatataagCTAATGCTGCTTTATCATAATAATCAGATTTTTCATAAAGCATTGCAGCTTCAGTAAATTGTTTCatattttctaatatttcAGCGCATTCTTTTCTTACAGAACGTGGAGTATCATTTTCCATTGCAATGGCCACTCCTCTACGACTATCACCACATCTTATTGAAGTTCTCGCAATTCCACTTAAGCACTGCATGCGATGATTGTAAAATTGTTCAGTAGTCATTGTATTCTCATTAACCGCCGATAGGGCAcgttcataattaattaaagcttTTGGATAGTTACCCGTCAATTCTAATTGTTGGGCATACTCTTGTGATATAAATGGTATTTCATCGGGTTTAAATTTTTGTGCTAAAATTAACGCTTGCTCCCATTCCATTAAATCACGACGTAAATACAATGCCTCAACGGGTTCTGAAGATtcgaggaaaaatttttccgctTTATTGTAATCTTCCAACAAAAGACAAATATGCCCACAAAGTAATGACaattcttcaatattttcaagtttttgtAATGCCCAAACCATCGATACATCCGGTATTTCTCTGTAAGCTCTAATACTCATTTCAATATCCAAATTTTCTAATGCACTCTTTCCTAATTTAATCCAatgatttttatcatttaaagtaAGACAAGTATTCCAAGCTTGTCGATATCTATGgcaatttatttgattgtcaagtatttcaattatttttttattttcaacaatattACCAACATTCTCGTGTGATGATAAagttatttgtaataatttaccACCGGCAACGCCTAATGTTACTTCACCACCGTACATTAATAGTGGTAATGTTTCAGACGGAAGTTTTGTTGTCGTTATTTTAACAACTTTACTACCTTCAatattgtacttaataaatatataagttgaaatgaaagatttattataaatggcAAATATTGATCTTTCGTAAATATTTTGATCCCAAATAACTCCTTCGGGTGAATCAGGACAGTCTGGTACTGTAACTATTCTTTCATCAACtggattgtaaataaaaatatcatttttatcatcaatGAAGCACATATTGGTGCCAGTAACatccataaaaatatttttaattccacTTATGTGAGAATATTCGGTTGAATGATTAAATACATCaagacaaaaataaacaattcgTCCCATATCTGTACCATATACTAAGAATTCTGCTGAAAGAGCATGACACGTTATTCTGCCGTTAGATGAACTGGGATCTGCAAATactttattatctttttcttctttaattaatgCTGGATCTGTTTTTATTGTGTGTAATTGAATTTTACCATCATATAATACAGAAGTATAAGTTTCATTTAAACATATACTTTCAACTGATGATAAATAATCTCTTTCAATATGAATAGCACGATCAGTTTGACCCGCagataaattccaaaaaagcgcCCGATTATTAACAGCCACTGCAAGGTGTGTTGGGCCAACTGACAGTATTGACGGTTCAATTATTGTATGAATTGTCTGTGGTTCCGGTTTATCACCATCTAGCGTATAAAGATAGACAATAACTTCTGTTAAGCTTGCTAATAATGCTATTCTATTACCACATACGCTCGTTAATTTAGGTATTTGAGCAAGATAAATTAATACATTGCCACTGT
This genomic window contains:
- the LOC123261034 gene encoding membrane-associated progesterone receptor component 1-like → MAEPSVSPAPSSSDSSENLQEESFISSFIAEVVKSPLNIFLVIVIAILVYKIFRSKTQEDLPVQEHKELPKIRKDFTVEELKKYDGRGTDGRILVAVNGSVYDVTRGSRFYGPDGPYAAFGGRDASRGLATFSVVPGKDEYDDLSDLNTTEMNSILEWEEQFKERYDYVGKLLKPGEAPTNYSDEEDEGSQQESDVKSKED
- the LOC123261001 gene encoding WD repeat-containing protein 19 encodes the protein MTSDKVLYKLDHPHGPGSVFISWRPGNSTHLATTGCDGVVSIYDRQGEIQERIQLMGLCSGFGWDFDGDILAIITNNSSTIILWDATTNKKSQIDAGVRDTLTCMMWAKHACILAVGTQKGNLILYDHSNARRIPILGKHKKKVVCGAWSSEGILGLAGEDRILTISTADGDTRREIQLQGDPQDLKFGEMKTDSRTSGENTISLIIGKVTLLLYNIRDPDNPIELAFQKRYGPIVTYKWYGDGYILLGFEAGYLISISTHIKEVGQELLQIKNHRDSLNDISLSLTAKKIATCGDNTLKIHGLQNIEETEKIITISGEAAVNSVEWSADGTMIAAVTHSGNVLIYLAQIPKLTSVCGNRIALLASLTEVIVYLYTLDGDKPEPQTIHTIIEPSILSVGPTHLAVAVNNRALFWNLSAGQTDRAIHIERDYLSSVESICLNETYTSVLYDGKIQLHTIKTDPALIKEEKDNKVFADPSSSNGRITCHALSAEFLVYGTDMGRIVYFCLDVFNHSTEYSHISGIKNIFMDVTGTNMCFIDDKNDIFIYNPVDERIVTVPDCPDSPEGVIWDQNIYERSIFAIYNKSFISTYIFIKYNIEGSKVVKITTTKLPSETLPLLMYGGEVTLGVAGGKLLQITLSSHENVGNIVENKKIIEILDNQINCHRYRQAWNTCLTLNDKNHWIKLGKSALENLDIEMSIRAYREIPDVSMVWALQKLENIEELSLLCGHICLLLEDYNKAEKFFLESSEPVEALYLRRDLMEWEQALILAQKFKPDEIPFISQEYAQQLELTGNYPKALINYERALSAVNENTMTTEQFYNHRMQCLSGIARTSIRCGDSRRGVAIAMENDTPRSVRKECAEILENMKQFTEAAMLYEKSDYYDKAALAYIKLKNWVKVGQLLPQISAPKINIQYAKAKEAEGKYDDAARAYEIAKDYDNIIRINLEYLNNPGRSVEIVQQTKSIEGAKMVARYFQKMNDYNSAIKFLIMSNCHDEAFQLANQHGKMELYGDILVNTLDDDNVRLEDFKSLAIHFETQKNSLLAGKYYFYAKDFHKALKHLLKAAQLSTDDDAALSLAIDTIAVSKDDKLANQLIDFLLGGDGLPKDPKYLFRLYMARKQYKDAAKTAIIIANEEQVNGNYRNAHDVLFGMYQELKRNKITIPLEMNNNLRLLHSYILVRLHVKRNDHLRGARMLIRVANNISKFPSHIVPILTSTVIECHRAGLKYAAFNYAAMLMRPEYRSQVDIKYSKKIEAIVRKPPRSKDHEVEDEPLTPCPYCKNRIPETEITCDKCKNTIPFCIATGRHIIENDFTACPQCDFPAIKSEFLRIIETDELCPMCNEKVDLRMIPQNINIRIYLDMQDEQFNQIH